Proteins found in one Nostoc sp. NIES-3756 genomic segment:
- a CDS encoding FecCD family ABC transporter permease — MTRATTASSRNWNTPKISLFMGLILGILILIACLVYSVTLGAVEIQLSTILESFITFDGSYEHLVIQTVRLPRSLIAILVGSALAVAGALMQGLTRNPLADPGILGIESGAALAVVITIFVFGSSSLSVLTIVAFLGAGATAILVYFLSSLGRGGATPLNLTIAGAALTALISSLTTAILIVSQRTLEEMRFWLAGSLAGRDFGILLQALPFVTIGLVLAFALGRQITTMSLGEDVAKGLGQQTIGVKITTAISIILLAGSSVSLAGPIGFIGLVVPHIVKFFIKADYRWILPYSAVVGASLLLVADVAARILLKPQELPVGVMTALIGAPFFVYLAKSKVKK, encoded by the coding sequence ATGACAAGAGCAACCACCGCATCATCTAGAAACTGGAATACCCCCAAAATATCACTATTCATGGGTCTAATTCTGGGAATACTGATTCTCATAGCTTGTCTAGTGTATAGTGTTACATTAGGGGCAGTAGAAATACAGTTAAGCACGATTCTAGAATCATTTATTACTTTTGATGGCTCTTATGAACATTTAGTGATTCAGACAGTAAGATTACCGCGATCGCTCATCGCCATTTTAGTAGGATCAGCTTTGGCAGTTGCTGGTGCATTGATGCAAGGTTTGACTCGCAACCCCTTAGCAGACCCAGGAATTTTAGGTATTGAATCAGGTGCAGCATTAGCTGTAGTGATAACAATTTTTGTTTTTGGCAGTTCATCCTTAAGTGTTTTAACCATTGTGGCCTTTCTGGGTGCAGGAGCCACGGCAATATTAGTCTACTTCCTGAGTTCTCTAGGACGAGGAGGAGCTACACCCTTAAATCTCACCATAGCCGGCGCGGCTTTGACGGCGCTGATTTCATCCCTCACCACTGCTATTCTTATCGTTAGTCAACGCACATTAGAAGAAATGAGATTTTGGTTAGCAGGTTCGTTGGCTGGACGAGATTTTGGCATACTCTTACAAGCATTACCTTTCGTCACAATTGGCTTAGTACTGGCCTTTGCTCTTGGTAGACAGATTACAACTATGAGTCTGGGTGAAGACGTTGCCAAAGGCTTAGGTCAACAGACGATTGGGGTCAAAATCACAACGGCAATCAGTATTATCTTACTGGCGGGAAGTTCAGTATCCTTGGCAGGGCCAATTGGCTTTATTGGCTTAGTAGTTCCTCATATCGTGAAATTTTTTATCAAAGCTGATTACCGTTGGATTTTGCCTTACTCGGCAGTAGTTGGTGCAAGTTTACTGTTAGTTGCAGATGTGGCTGCACGTATATTACTCAAACCCCAAGAATTACCTGTGGGAGTAATGACAGCATTAATTGGCGCACCCTTTTTTGTCTATTTGGCTAAATCTAAGGTGAAGAAATGA